AGAGCTGCCAATAGCGGTTGCCAGTGAAGGTACGAGTGAATCGAACGGATAGCCTAGTCGTTTCCAGCTTTTGTGAATTTCGAGGAAGGCTTCTACTTCAAGCAAGCTGCGGATACGGATATCCTGTGCGTTTTTGTGGCTGGTTTTGCGCAGCCAGTCATACACGGCAATACGCTCTTTGCTGCTGGCTTTGATCACATCGTTGTAGCCGCTTCCCGGATGTGAGACCAGATACTGAACCAGCCACAATTCCAATGGGTGAACGTGGGCAATATAACCTTGATCAGATAGTGAATATTTTCCTGGTGGGTAGCTGTCAAATAATCCTTGCAAGGTGCGTTTGCCAGATATTCGCTCACTTGGAAGGTGATCAGTCATGAACTTTTCATAAGCATCGAAGCCCGCGGCAGGGTAAATGTAGCGGAAGGCTGCCGATAGCCGACGTGGCGTAGGATGGATCTCTGCCAAAAAGGTGTTCATGACTTCTTCAACCGGCTTGCCTTTGTATTTCTGGTAGAAGCGGGCAATAAAAGCTTTTCCTTCCTTATCGGCAAAGCGATTCAGATATTCGGTGCGCTGAGGAGCATCAATGTCTTTCAGTACATTGGCAGTTGAGCCCGGTGTCTGGAATGTGTAGTAGCGCACGACATCCCGCATTAGTCGGATAAAAACCAGATTGACAGAATTACGGGTGGCTTCGCGCACGCTGATGATCTTGCTGTCATCGTCATGTTTGAAATTGTTAAAGAATTGAGCGCCGCCCCCTGTGAAAAACTGTTCATGAGGGTTTGCAGAATATTTGCGCTCCATCGCTGCATCCAGCATGTTCGATAGAGACTTATCTTCATTTGTCAGGAGATAATCAATTGCCCAGCGCGTGATCACATCATTGGGCCCGACTGTTACTTCGCGTAATTCTTTGGGGTCTGAAGCAGCATATTTATCGTGCAGTGTTCCGACGATTTCCAGGTAAGTAACCAGGGTTCTCAATTTTGCTGTGGAACCTAAATCAAGTTTTGCCCCCTTATTAATATCAAAGGGCTGGTCAAAGTTATCTGCCTGTACGCGCAGTTTTGCCCCTTGAGGGGTCAGTTCGTAAAAAGTCAAGCTGTAAATAATCTTGCCTGGGTCGGCGCTTCCAAGTAACCGTTCGCCATAAAGCCCTGCATTACGTGCATATTCAGGATCATTGAATTTTTTTAGAATGGCTGTAACGTTTTTCTGAATGTTGCCATCCAAAGTACTGCGAACCGATAAATCCAGATGATCTAATTCGTACATGCGCGATAGCCCCAAAAGAGAAGCTAAACGAACCCGTACCGCGTTGGTTGCTTTAAGTATTGTGAAGTCATCGGTGGATTCAGAAGGGGCGCCCTTTGTAAAATGCAGCGGTGTTTTGATAGCGGCATTTTTCAGTGCCGGCGAAATGACACCTTCTTGAGCAAGCAAGCGGATGTGACTATTGGTAAGCGCCTCTAGAGCCTTGCGTTCTGAAACCAGATAACCGGATGGTCTGCGCTGGGCAATCATCAGGCTTAGCAAATGTTTATAAGCACTGGCAGTTTCATTCAGGTTGGCGTTATCAGATGGCCAGGCCTGTAAAAGTTGATTTACTTTCTTGAAATCCAGGCCATACCAAGCCCACAAGCCGTCACCAATACCGTTTACTTCACCAAATCCTGCTACACCAGCCAAAGGGACCGTATTTAGATAATCAACCACGATGCGTTTGCGTGCGGGCATTGTCTGTTCACCATCAAGGTATGCCCGAACAGAAGCAGATGCCATTTGCTGGAGTTTGTCCTTTGCGGTCAGCGTTAAACCATCCGGTGAATGTCTGTATTTTTCAATTTGAGTCGCAAGAGTGCTTCCTCCTGGTACATCGTGTTCAGGGCGAATATATTGAATTGCCTTGTCGAGTACAGCGCGTGCCAATCGTTCCCACTCGATGGCCGGATTTTTCTTGGGTTGTGTCGGGTCAAGCAATTCGCGGTTTTCTATAAACAGCAGGCTTTGCGTGACAATAGGTGGAACGGTCTCGAAATTTGAGTAAATCCGATGCGGAAAAATTGCCTTATGCAGTGAATTGCCGTTGTCGTCAATAATGCTCAGACCAGCCTGGGTTTTTTCTTTGTAGGGCGCAAAAAGTCCCTCGTCGATCAGTTCCTGCATGCGGGGTGAAAGTCTGGCCTGAGCAGTCACCTGAAAACCCTCGCCGGCTAGTCTGGGAATCATGGCTTGTTCAAGGCTGTAACCCATCCTGATGTCGTATGGGCCCGCTTGTGGAATTTTAAAGTGTGGATTGGGACCGTCTTTCACTTCATATTTTAAATCTTTGGCAAGTTTAGAAAGATACTCGGCCTGATAAGTGGAAGTCTTTGCTTCTCTCGCAACCAAAAAGCCTGCGATAACCAGGGCGATAATGATCAGGAGCAAAAGTGTCAGAAGAAAATGCTTCAGTAATCGTTTTGCGAGGGAAGCGCGAGGTTTGATTTGTGTCACAGGAATAATTCGTATCTTCTAGTTAAATCATGTTGAAATATGATAGCGCAATAGCCGTACTATGCCTAATATTTATGCTCAAAAACAACTAATTGAGCAATTCAAGTGAGGGCGATTGGCGTAAAACATAAATTATCAATTTTCATCTTCTATTTTAATTGTGCATGCTGCCAGATTGATCTTCTGCGGCCGGGGGTAGCCTGGCGGTTAGTTACTATTCTTGCTTCGCCAATGGTTGGTTGTTGAGCCTGCGGAAAGGTAACGCCTGTCAAATACCAGTAAATAATAAATCCAATGCTGCGATAATTTCATCGCGCTTTGTTTTCAGGGAAGTGACTTTGTCACCCAGTGAGCGATTGGCGATACCAGCCAGTTCGGCGGTGGACATCACGACTGCCGTGCCCCTGATTGTGAATTTCGGATTGAGTTGTTTTGCTGCCGCCCCCATTTCTTTCACCATAACGAGTGGCACAACGACACGCGTCGCCAGCGTATCCAATAGTTCGGTTTGCACGTCCAGCAGATAAGGGATTATTTTGCGTGTGTCAGGGTTCGGATTAAGATAAACGTCGAACTGTGCCATCAAAACCGCCGTAAGCCGTCGCTGAAGGTGCCGCGCATTTCAATGCGGCGGTTGTATTCATCGAGTGCACTCTGATTTTCTGCCAGCCAGCGCTCACGTTGTGCTTGCCGCACGATCTCGGCCAGATGTTGCTCAAGGGCTTGTGAGAGATTGATGTTGAGTTGTTTTGCTTGCTGCAAAAGATCGGCATTGATGCTGAGATTGGCTGACTTCTTCGGCGCAGATAAGTTGTAAACGGGATTGTTCATGGTTGCATCCTTGGTGTTTCTATGCGCATAAATTACACGTATGATTAGTGCGTGTCAATCGTGTGTAATAATATTGCGTATTTGGAAATGCAAGATGTTACGGTAAGTGGCAGGATGGGTGGAACGTAGCGGTGCCCATCGAATGGCAATGTGAAGAACTAGACGTTCAGATTGCATTTGTTTCAGGTTTGGACTTACGAGGCCGGGGGTAGCCCGGCGGCTAGTCACTTTTCTTGCTTCGCCAAGCAAAGTAACCAAAAGAAGGCGACGCCAACTGCGCCGTCCCTTCGGGATGCCTGAGGGTTACCGGATAAATCGGGCGGCAACGCGAACTCGCACGTAAACGTGCTCAGACAGGCGCTGCCTTCATCCCGATTTACCCGGCAACCCTCAGCGGCGTAGATGGGGGTTCAAAGTCAAAGGCCACGCGCAAAGCGCGTGACGGGTGGCTGGCTGTGCCAGCTTAAATATCCCTTTGTTGCATCGCCTCGGTTTGGGTTTTGAATCGGGGAAAAGGCAAGTATGTCTGAGCACGTTTACGTGCGAGTTTACGCCGCCGCCCGATTCAAAAACCAAACCGAGGGAACCCGCAGGGCGATGCAAGTAGGGTGCCCTTTTCTTTGGTTTCTTTTCTTTTGGGCAAACAAAAGAAAGATACTAGCCGTCGGGCTACCCCCGACCTCAGGTGCCAATATATTGCGAAGTCGGGCCATTTATCCATAAAATAAGTTGAAAATTTATTTTTGTTAATCATATCGATTCAATACTTTTCGATCTGCCATGCTCAATTATTCGCGTTCAGCTTCTTTCAAGATTCAGGACAAGCAAACGCCGCAAAATTTCCTCGTCTGGCATATCCGGCGTGTAGTCATTCCAGCCGTAGGCATGCGCTACCGCCCTATCCAGCGTTTTATGGACATTATCCAGCCACGCTGGACGTGCGTTGTAAAGATTGGTCAGGGTGCGCTTTTTCAGTTCCGCTTCAAAGCCAGTTTTGGCAATAATTCTGTCCGGGTATCCGGCAACTACTTCCGGCACGCGTTCTGTCCATTCCACAGGGTTGAGCCAGTTCTCACGCAGGGTGTTCAATTGCTGTGCGGCCTCGGCGATTTCAGCGGCGGAAGGGTTGGCGTAGTCCGATGGCACGAGGTTGGGTGTTAGTCCTGTAGGAAAGGGGAAGGTTTCAAAACACGATTTGGCATTGTAAGTGGGTGTTCCTCCATCGCCATGTATCGAAACTTGTGCCAATGCCCATGCTTCGTGAAAGCGCGAATGTAAAATTCCAAATGCAGTATCGTCAGATCGGCTGATAACATTTAAACGTGTATCTGGTAATACCACGATAGGAAGCCAAACAAAAATTCGATGCTTGGCGACGCGTGGGGTCACAATGAAGCGGGTAAGTCCTTTGAGGGCTTTTCTCATGGAGATGCGTGCTTCTTCGTGAATCCACCAGTTACGGCGAGTACGCTCTCGGTTGACTGTTTCGCGGTATGGTTTGACGTGCGTTAGCACATAAGTAAACGGTGTTTCATATAAAGCTGCATCGACCTCGGTCATGTCAGTGCCGAAATCTATAATCCAAGTGTCAGAAGAGCGGCGAGCAATGTCCATACCATTCGCCCACGGGCGCACGACATCGCTGTTCGGTTTGCCGTTGGGGTTGGGCTGTTTCAGCCATTGCCGCGCCAGTTCGCCTGGAATATCAAAAGCGCCATATTTTTTGGTGCCTTCAAAAGTTGTATTTGTGTTTTCATTGAGTTGATTAGCTTGAGTGAGATCAAGGCCACTACCTGAAGTTAGGTCAGCATGAATAGCCTCGACAGGTTTTCCATCAAGTATTACCCCATTGCCTTGACCAAAACAAACCAGCGATACGCGTACGGCTGCGCCTTCATTAATCCATTCTTCGTCTGACCATGCATTGAATATGCGAGTGGTGTCGCAAATGCGCGCCAGCACTTTCTGGTTTGAACCTTTGCGAATCGCTTGTGTGGTCACCAGTCCGGTACGATCACACTTCCCAATTTCAATCTGCGCACGTGCTTTTTCAAACCAGTAGGTCACCAAATCTGCCCCGCCCGGCACACGGCCTTTGTAAAGCATGCGCAGAGCTTCGATATAGCCATCACCCAGCTCGCCACGCATTTTTGATCCGCCCAAAAACGGCGGGTTGCCAATGATCGCATTCGCGGCTGGCCAAACCGCTTCAGCGCATGCTGAACTCTCCCCTTCTGTCCCTACGATGTTGCCATCCTCATCATGAACAGTGATATCGCTACCCAAAATAAGCTCCATCACTGCATCGCGGTTTTCAATATGGTCGAGCGGTTGCAGTATGGGGTTCTTGCGGATGGGATAGCCGTTTTTCAGCATCCACTGGATTTCTCCGATCCAGACCGTTACGCGCGCCAGTTCGGCGGCGTAGGGGTTGAGTTCTATGCCCAGCACGTTTTCCGGCGATACTTCAATAAAGGCCTGGCGTTGCAAGCCCAGCACTTCGGCTTCCAGGTTGGCTTTGTGTTCGAGGTCTTTTAGCGTGCGCAGGGCAAGGTAGAGGAAGTTGCCGGAACCGCAAGCGGGGTCGAGTACGCGGAAGTTTTTGAGGCGTTCGAGATGACTATGAAACAATGCGCTGGCTTCCTGCAAGGCTTTTTGCGAGCCTTTACCGCCCTTTTGATACAGGGCCATGTGTTTACTGATCTGCGTTTTGGCGCTGTGCCATTCTGCGCTCAGGGGTTCAACGATTACGGGGTCGATAATGCGCTGGATGGATTGCGGGTCGGTGTAGTGTGCGCCAAGCTGGGAGCGCTTTTTGGGGTCGAGGCCGCGTTCGAACAAGGTGCCGAAGATGGAAGGTTCGATGCCGCTCCAATCCAGATTGGCTGCTGCGTGCAGGATTTTTATTTCCGGGATGGTGAGTGGCAGTACAGCGACATTTTCGAACAGGCCGCCGTTGAACCAGTTGATATCTTCCAGTGCAAAATCCCCGCCTTTACGCATAGCGGCAAACAACTCTTTAAGGCGGGTTGTGAGTTTGGCAGGGTCGGTTCGGCTCTTATCGAGCAAGCGTTCGAATAGTTTTTCCGGCAATAGACCTGCATCTTCTGCGAACAGGCAAAACAGGCACTGGTTCAGGAAGTGCGCAACCTGTTGCGGTGAATGGCCTCTGGTGTTGAGTGATTGCGCAAGGTCAGCAAATTTGCCTGCGGCTTCCTCGGTGATTTGTGCAATGGTGCGGCCAGGGTGAAACTTGTCCGGCGTTTCAAACAACCAATGCAACTTGGTGAGGTTTTCAGGCTGGTTTATGTTTTCCAGCGAAATGGTATGTACTTCAGAGGGGGCATTGGTAAAGTGGGTGTGGATTTCAATGATGTTGGTATCGCACACCACTAGCAGGGGCGGGTTATCCAGTGCCAGCGCGTAGGTCATCAGCTGTTTGAGCGCTTCCCCCAGGTTGCGTCTGGTTGCCTTGTATTCAAAGGCAAAGAAGCCCTGTTTCCATACATCCGCCCAGCCTTGTCCTGCCCCGGTTCGGGTTGCGCCACGTTCGAAGCAGTAGGATTCGTGACTGGAAGGGGAAGGGGTAGGTACACCCAGTAATGCGCACAAATCAATAAAGTGCAGTTGGTAGCTGGCCCGTTCTTTGAGCGGGTTGTCTTTCCATTTTTCGATAAAGGCTTGGGGCGTCATCTACTGGTATCATTTTTATTTTAGAGTGGTGCAATGATACCAGTAGGGCACAAAGAATGGATCTTTTACGCGATTTTTCAGCTCGCGCAATCGTTATGAGCAGAGTGAAATGTGCTTCGCAGGGATGGGCGGCTTGTGCGAGTTGCATTCCTTGAATGATCATGCAGCGTGAGGCAGAGGCTCCACAGGGGGTCTGGGTTTCTGCGCTGCCAGCCAAAGATCCCATTTCATCTGCCCCGTGAGCCAAGACTCTGGAGTTGTGCCTGTCAGTAAACTGATTCGGATCGCCATTTCCGCAGAAATTGACGAGCGACCATTGAGTGCGCGGGAAAATTGAACGCGTGACACGCTCAGCCGGTGTGCCATTTCCTCAACCATAGCGCCTTCCGGCAGATACTCCCGTAATATTTCACCAAGGTGGGGTGGGTTGAACATTCGTGCCATTGCCGCCTCTTAATGATAGTCCAGGTAATCCACCAAGATGGCGTCTTCGCCCTCATAATGTGAAGGTCAACCGCCAGTTGCCGCCGATCCTTACAATTCAGTGGTTCTTTAATGATTCCTTGAGCCGATGCAGCTTCCGGTCAGATGCATCCATGTCCTTGGCTTGTTTGACATCGTCCAGAAGGAATAATTGTATGCGTAATCTGCGTTCGTGCCGAGCCAATGCCCCCATCAACCTGGAAGTTAGGTTGTGAATGGACCGTGTACAACTGGTTCAAACTGAATTTTAAGTTATGTTAAAATAATCAGCCACTTTTATGTAATCTCGATATTTTCTGGATCATGACATTAACTGAGCTTCGCTATATTGTTGCGCTTGCCCGTGAACGCCATTTTGGTCGTGCAGCGGAGGCTTGTTTTGTCAGTCAGCCTACACTGAGTGTGGGTATTAAAAAACTGGAACAGGATTTGGGTGTGACGCTTTTTGAGCGTGGTACCAATGAAGTGGGTGTTACCGCGATAGGCGAATTGGTGATTGAACAGGCAAGCCGTGCGCTTGAAGAGGTTGCTGTGGTGAAAGCCATTGCGCAGCAAGGTAAGGATCCGTTATCCGGCCCTCTGCGCATTGGGGTGATTTACACGATAGGACCTTATCTTTTACCTTATCTGATCCCGAAGCTTCGTAAGAAAGCCCCTAAAATGCCGTTGCTGATTGAGGAGAATTTTACGGCTGTTTTGACTGAGCAGCTCAAGCAAGGCAAGCTGGATGTGATTGTCGTTGCCTTGCCATTTGATGAGCCAGGTACTGTGACGCAACCGCTTTATGATGAGCCGTTTGAAGTGGTGTTGCCGGCAGACCATGACTGGAGCAAAAAAAAATCAATCAAATCTGAA
This genomic stretch from Sulfurirhabdus autotrophica harbors:
- a CDS encoding class I SAM-dependent DNA methyltransferase codes for the protein MTPQAFIEKWKDNPLKERASYQLHFIDLCALLGVPTPSPSSHESYCFERGATRTGAGQGWADVWKQGFFAFEYKATRRNLGEALKQLMTYALALDNPPLLVVCDTNIIEIHTHFTNAPSEVHTISLENINQPENLTKLHWLFETPDKFHPGRTIAQITEEAAGKFADLAQSLNTRGHSPQQVAHFLNQCLFCLFAEDAGLLPEKLFERLLDKSRTDPAKLTTRLKELFAAMRKGGDFALEDINWFNGGLFENVAVLPLTIPEIKILHAAANLDWSGIEPSIFGTLFERGLDPKKRSQLGAHYTDPQSIQRIIDPVIVEPLSAEWHSAKTQISKHMALYQKGGKGSQKALQEASALFHSHLERLKNFRVLDPACGSGNFLYLALRTLKDLEHKANLEAEVLGLQRQAFIEVSPENVLGIELNPYAAELARVTVWIGEIQWMLKNGYPIRKNPILQPLDHIENRDAVMELILGSDITVHDEDGNIVGTEGESSACAEAVWPAANAIIGNPPFLGGSKMRGELGDGYIEALRMLYKGRVPGGADLVTYWFEKARAQIEIGKCDRTGLVTTQAIRKGSNQKVLARICDTTRIFNAWSDEEWINEGAAVRVSLVCFGQGNGVILDGKPVEAIHADLTSGSGLDLTQANQLNENTNTTFEGTKKYGAFDIPGELARQWLKQPNPNGKPNSDVVRPWANGMDIARRSSDTWIIDFGTDMTEVDAALYETPFTYVLTHVKPYRETVNRERTRRNWWIHEEARISMRKALKGLTRFIVTPRVAKHRIFVWLPIVVLPDTRLNVISRSDDTAFGILHSRFHEAWALAQVSIHGDGGTPTYNAKSCFETFPFPTGLTPNLVPSDYANPSAAEIAEAAQQLNTLRENWLNPVEWTERVPEVVAGYPDRIIAKTGFEAELKKRTLTNLYNARPAWLDNVHKTLDRAVAHAYGWNDYTPDMPDEEILRRLLVLNLERS
- a CDS encoding hydrogen peroxide-inducible genes activator, encoding MTLTELRYIVALARERHFGRAAEACFVSQPTLSVGIKKLEQDLGVTLFERGTNEVGVTAIGELVIEQASRALEEVAVVKAIAQQGKDPLSGPLRIGVIYTIGPYLLPYLIPKLRKKAPKMPLLIEENFTAVLTEQLKQGKLDVIVVALPFDEPGTVTQPLYDEPFEVVLPADHDWSKKKSIKSEDLALESMLLLGSGHCFRDQVMQVCPALNRFSATAGSIQKTLEGSSLETIRHMVASGAGITVLPCSAVGTSRKESKLLAFRPFAKPVPARRVVLAWRKSFPRMQALEVLRQAVLSCDLSCVKMIDSVALK
- a CDS encoding HigA family addiction module antitoxin, which produces MARMFNPPHLGEILREYLPEGAMVEEMAHRLSVSRVQFSRALNGRSSISAEMAIRISLLTGTTPESWLTGQMKWDLWLAAQKPRPPVEPLPHAA
- a CDS encoding type II toxin-antitoxin system CcdA family antitoxin, whose amino-acid sequence is MNNPVYNLSAPKKSANLSINADLLQQAKQLNINLSQALEQHLAEIVRQAQRERWLAENQSALDEYNRRIEMRGTFSDGLRRF
- a CDS encoding CcdB family protein yields the protein MAQFDVYLNPNPDTRKIIPYLLDVQTELLDTLATRVVVPLVMVKEMGAAAKQLNPKFTIRGTAVVMSTAELAGIANRSLGDKVTSLKTKRDEIIAALDLLFTGI
- a CDS encoding transglycosylase domain-containing protein, producing MTQIKPRASLAKRLLKHFLLTLLLLIIIALVIAGFLVAREAKTSTYQAEYLSKLAKDLKYEVKDGPNPHFKIPQAGPYDIRMGYSLEQAMIPRLAGEGFQVTAQARLSPRMQELIDEGLFAPYKEKTQAGLSIIDDNGNSLHKAIFPHRIYSNFETVPPIVTQSLLFIENRELLDPTQPKKNPAIEWERLARAVLDKAIQYIRPEHDVPGGSTLATQIEKYRHSPDGLTLTAKDKLQQMASASVRAYLDGEQTMPARKRIVVDYLNTVPLAGVAGFGEVNGIGDGLWAWYGLDFKKVNQLLQAWPSDNANLNETASAYKHLLSLMIAQRRPSGYLVSERKALEALTNSHIRLLAQEGVISPALKNAAIKTPLHFTKGAPSESTDDFTILKATNAVRVRLASLLGLSRMYELDHLDLSVRSTLDGNIQKNVTAILKKFNDPEYARNAGLYGERLLGSADPGKIIYSLTFYELTPQGAKLRVQADNFDQPFDINKGAKLDLGSTAKLRTLVTYLEIVGTLHDKYAASDPKELREVTVGPNDVITRWAIDYLLTNEDKSLSNMLDAAMERKYSANPHEQFFTGGGAQFFNNFKHDDDSKIISVREATRNSVNLVFIRLMRDVVRYYTFQTPGSTANVLKDIDAPQRTEYLNRFADKEGKAFIARFYQKYKGKPVEEVMNTFLAEIHPTPRRLSAAFRYIYPAAGFDAYEKFMTDHLPSERISGKRTLQGLFDSYPPGKYSLSDQGYIAHVHPLELWLVQYLVSHPGSGYNDVIKASSKERIAVYDWLRKTSHKNAQDIRIRSLLEVEAFLEIHKSWKRLGYPFDSLVPSLATAIGSSADRPAALAELMGIILNNGAKVPTVLIEQMHFGKDTPFETIIKPAPVKSVQLFAPEIAEKVRAAIIDVVEKGTASRLAHAIVREDGTQIPIGGKTGTGDHRYVTFSSVGVIKDSRSVNRSATFVFFIGDRFFGTLTAFIPGADASQYHFTSALSAQALKHLLPTLKPLTDQAKQLPEQILAAEMQPKKAAPSKAKPKAPNVDDEAIENTPDEVTDKEE